One stretch of Shewanella sp. Arc9-LZ DNA includes these proteins:
- a CDS encoding TetR/AcrR family transcriptional regulator, with protein sequence MNKSAASRQSICVVGEKLFALHGYSAVGIKLILDEVGIPKGSFYHYFASKEAFAAAVAEHYFQQRIQPIAIDSSVNFKTNLSTVLNGYHQLIDELFSGSEPRGCLMGNLMVEVSSQSPQLHQTLNQLYDQWIGLLSALIQQGQQQGHIRADLPASTLASVFWSNWQGTMLRCQIKIDKMAAKRALVQCIQMMTR encoded by the coding sequence ATGAATAAAAGTGCAGCGAGTAGACAGTCAATATGCGTCGTAGGTGAAAAGCTTTTTGCGTTACACGGTTATAGTGCAGTGGGGATTAAATTGATTCTCGACGAAGTGGGTATTCCTAAAGGTTCTTTTTATCATTACTTTGCCAGTAAAGAAGCATTTGCCGCAGCCGTGGCCGAACATTATTTCCAGCAACGTATTCAACCTATCGCTATCGATTCAAGCGTAAACTTTAAAACTAATTTATCTACTGTGCTAAATGGATATCATCAACTCATTGACGAGCTGTTTAGTGGCAGTGAACCACGCGGCTGCTTGATGGGTAACTTGATGGTAGAGGTCAGTAGTCAGTCGCCGCAACTGCATCAAACCTTGAATCAGCTTTATGATCAATGGATCGGCCTATTGAGCGCACTTATTCAACAAGGGCAGCAACAAGGGCATATTCGTGCGGACTTACCGGCATCAACGTTAGCGAGTGTTTTTTGGTCAAATTGGCAAGGAACTATGCTACGCTGCCAAATTAAAATCGATAAAATGGCAGCTAAACGGGCTTTAGTGCAGTGCATACAAATGATGACTCGTTAA
- a CDS encoding BON domain-containing protein, which yields MNKTTLSVVMSIMLGSMAFGANAAQDWQDDAKDAWIDGKAETTLLLNANLNSFDINTDVHDGNVTLTGKVNSSVDKSLAGELIRSLDGVKDVNNELSVMKQYSDENSKDLSDSLTDSKVATVVKTRLLFSADVSGSDINVDVANGVVTLKGTVSSDAERDLALAIAKNTDDVKDVVDELRVTG from the coding sequence ATGAACAAGACCACATTATCTGTAGTAATGAGCATTATGTTAGGTTCAATGGCATTCGGTGCAAATGCAGCACAAGATTGGCAAGATGATGCAAAAGATGCGTGGATCGATGGTAAAGCTGAAACCACACTTTTGTTAAATGCAAATCTGAACTCATTTGATATTAATACCGACGTGCATGATGGTAACGTGACCCTAACAGGTAAAGTTAACAGCAGTGTTGATAAGTCACTTGCTGGAGAGTTAATTAGAAGCTTAGATGGCGTGAAAGACGTTAACAATGAGCTTTCGGTGATGAAGCAGTACAGTGATGAAAACAGCAAGGATTTAAGTGACTCACTCACAGATTCGAAAGTTGCTACCGTAGTGAAAACCCGATTATTATTCTCTGCTGACGTGTCAGGTTCCGATATTAACGTCGATGTCGCTAATGGCGTAGTGACATTAAAAGGCACAGTGTCGAGTGATGCAGAACGTGATTTAGCCTTAGCCATCGCTAAAAACACCGATGACGTAAAAGATGTAGTCGATGAGTTACGTGTAACAGGATAA